A genomic region of Gammaproteobacteria bacterium contains the following coding sequences:
- a CDS encoding ParA family protein: MKKFLILNSKGGSGKSTIATNLAAYYACWGIKVFAADLDPQKSFEGWLKDRPKEADPIFSTKNVDFNAAEVAGAEYLVIDTPAGVRGLHLRELVRLADVIIIPVLPSILDIRATGELVYEILSGDMFDIKKQRLGVVANRVRINTRIFQSLEKFLLELEIPFLTTLRDSQNYIRAIQSGLSIFEINRRMAEKDLQQWTPLLAWLSPVSSLPPAKIINDGKFGESMNQASSE; the protein is encoded by the coding sequence ATGAAAAAATTTTTGATACTCAATTCCAAGGGTGGATCCGGGAAATCCACGATTGCCACCAATCTGGCCGCCTATTATGCATGTTGGGGAATTAAGGTATTCGCCGCTGATCTCGATCCGCAAAAGTCTTTTGAAGGCTGGCTGAAGGACCGCCCCAAAGAAGCTGACCCGATTTTTTCTACAAAAAATGTAGATTTCAATGCTGCCGAAGTGGCGGGGGCGGAATACCTGGTCATCGACACACCTGCCGGGGTACGCGGACTGCATTTGCGCGAGCTCGTACGTCTCGCCGATGTCATTATTATTCCCGTACTACCATCTATCCTGGACATTCGCGCCACCGGTGAATTGGTATACGAAATTCTCAGTGGTGATATGTTTGATATAAAAAAACAGCGTTTGGGAGTTGTCGCCAACCGCGTCCGCATTAACACGCGTATTTTTCAAAGCCTGGAGAAGTTTCTACTGGAGTTGGAGATTCCGTTTCTCACTACCTTGAGGGATTCACAAAATTATATTCGCGCAATCCAGTCGGGATTGAGCATCTTCGAAATCAATCGCCGTATGGCTGAAAAAGATCTTCAACAATGGACGCCTCTGCTTGCCTGGTTAAGCCCTGTCTCCAGTCTTCCACCCGCAAAGATTATTAATGACGGGAAGTTTGGAGAGTCTATGAACCAGGCTTCTTCTGAGTAG
- a CDS encoding methyl-accepting chemotaxis protein, translating into MLITCLPLTALFFLSTSTILDKFQSLDRLEKMDALASLAVKAGALVHELQKERGLAAGFLGSRGFEFADHLPAQQELTREVAGQYLSALAAFNFDNFGTEFKQQLRTGNESLARIDDKRDAMLRLEISTTDAVHSFTEASNAIINMIGVLPKLSNNADITRMSTSYTNFLLGKELAGIEHAILTNAFAREEFEKGEFQRFISNVAEQDAFIKTFQMSANEEQKDFYVDTMQGHYMTETERMRQIATDKANTGEFGVDATNWFNLQSGKIDLLKKVEDHLSEKLIQLTGDLTLAARTSASSHVVLMLVVLIVATGLALLITREVVDRIGKAVHAASEMSQGRLDVEIVVDSKDETGRLLASMQNMLVHLSKVITEVAETTSSVASSSRHISQTASHLSSASSAQAASVEQTNASLEEMTTTIVQSTENAQTTNDTAKTTSEMAAQSSEAMEDTMTAMHLIADRITMIEEIAYKTNLLALNASIEAARAGEYGRGFSVVADEVRKLAEISQKSAQEIVSLTQNTVGIAENANSLLKAIFPKIDHTATLVQEIATFSYEQAGSVKQLNTVMSDLGKIAQKNAASSEELAAASEEMHEHANSLQQSISFFTLRQN; encoded by the coding sequence TTGTTGATTACCTGCTTACCGTTAACAGCATTGTTCTTTTTGTCCACAAGCACGATTTTAGATAAGTTCCAAAGCCTCGACAGACTAGAAAAAATGGACGCGCTTGCCAGTCTTGCCGTCAAGGCAGGAGCCTTGGTTCACGAACTACAGAAAGAACGGGGATTGGCTGCCGGATTTCTTGGCAGTCGTGGATTTGAGTTTGCCGACCATCTTCCTGCTCAACAAGAACTCACCCGTGAAGTAGCGGGGCAATATCTAAGCGCGCTTGCTGCGTTTAATTTCGACAATTTCGGAACCGAATTCAAACAGCAATTGAGAACAGGAAATGAAAGCCTGGCTCGAATTGACGACAAACGTGACGCAATGCTGCGCCTGGAAATATCCACGACAGATGCTGTACACAGTTTTACTGAGGCCAGCAATGCGATAATCAACATGATCGGCGTTTTGCCCAAACTAAGCAATAACGCCGATATCACCCGAATGTCGACCAGTTACACTAATTTTCTTTTAGGTAAGGAATTGGCAGGTATTGAACACGCCATACTAACAAATGCCTTTGCCCGTGAAGAATTCGAAAAAGGAGAATTTCAACGTTTCATTTCAAACGTGGCTGAGCAGGACGCCTTCATCAAAACTTTTCAGATGTCGGCGAATGAGGAACAAAAAGACTTTTATGTCGATACGATGCAAGGTCACTACATGACTGAAACGGAGCGCATGCGTCAGATCGCGACAGACAAAGCCAACACTGGCGAATTCGGCGTGGACGCGACAAACTGGTTCAATCTTCAATCTGGCAAGATAGATTTGCTAAAAAAGGTCGAAGATCATCTCTCTGAGAAATTAATACAGCTCACTGGCGATCTAACTTTAGCGGCCCGCACATCCGCGAGCAGCCATGTAGTGCTCATGTTAGTCGTTCTGATCGTTGCGACAGGGCTTGCACTATTAATCACACGCGAAGTTGTTGACCGTATAGGAAAGGCGGTACACGCCGCGTCGGAAATGTCCCAGGGTAGACTTGACGTGGAAATTGTCGTGGATAGCAAGGACGAAACTGGGCGCCTGTTGGCATCAATGCAAAACATGCTCGTACATCTGTCGAAAGTGATAACGGAAGTAGCGGAGACCACAAGCTCAGTTGCCTCATCATCCAGGCATATCAGTCAGACAGCGTCGCACTTGAGCTCCGCATCAAGCGCGCAAGCCGCAAGTGTTGAGCAAACAAATGCTTCACTGGAGGAGATGACGACTACCATAGTCCAAAGCACTGAGAACGCGCAAACGACCAATGACACGGCGAAGACAACTTCCGAGATGGCTGCGCAGAGTAGCGAGGCCATGGAAGACACGATGACCGCCATGCATCTCATCGCCGACCGGATTACCATGATTGAAGAGATCGCTTACAAGACTAATTTGCTGGCACTAAATGCCTCTATCGAAGCCGCCCGCGCCGGTGAATACGGCCGAGGCTTTTCCGTGGTGGCAGACGAGGTCCGGAAACTGGCAGAAATTAGTCAGAAGTCTGCGCAGGAGATCGTCAGCTTGACTCAAAACACTGTCGGCATTGCGGAAAATGCCAATTCACTACTCAAGGCGATTTTTCCAAAAATCGACCACACCGCAACACTGGTTCAAGAGATCGCGACTTTCAGTTATGAACAAGCGGGCAGCGTCAAACAACTCAACACCGTTATGTCAGACCTTGGTAAGATCGCGCAGAAAAATGCAGCCTCATCCGAAGAACTCGCCGCCGCCTCGGAGGAGATGCATGAACATGCCAACTCACTTCAGCAGTCAATTTCCTTCTTCACCTTACGCCAGAATTAG
- a CDS encoding proprotein convertase P-domain-containing protein: MKKISALVLLLWFSSCSNDPEQGIFVDAPVEGLAYHSASHAGRTGANGEFAYEPQENIRFSLANLTLGESQAKAELSPYDLVSRPDGSIDLDKLANIARLLQTLDKDENAENGIQLPSIEPSKRTIDLAQGRRQFEQDPEVLTLLASAGRNQGLISAGQALVHLQQHTKRELAGETFTIGGVITGLSGDVVLANHGVEHLNLSQNGNFEFTLPLLDGEDYKVTVATQPQNGECSVQNGEGLVVGANVNYIIVFCDGGDNTALARINQLQGVLEITTVSGYRIVVNRSGDIPIALPVNERNSTRFTIDRQPEGQWCTLASNSNSDFLFEVQCVAYLYHVGGTASGISGAVSLRLNKQETIVVNQDGGFVFEKTFSPNAEFSLEILTTPVGVSCELSQVSGKLHEASVDNIALSCAPNAHKITVKANGLVNGGQYQPLNIRNNGRVPDTDMGNGTYVFDVAYGQSYDLSIVNDPVGLKCTLPLQSNGIVSGDINGLQVQCSSDVFTVEVTVNGLSNHNNGLIQQWVSGASLEKVFRLRNRFGRYGIADDQYDDYSFTFNYLNDESFQLSIEEQPVGQTCSFNNASSPLVLDGNIQGASVQAEITCTSNEYKLNLQAPAYQYSSGNGPLSVSVNGQSLVFNADSSVHQVTLVHDQTYSITVDSQTPNGQVCSFSGLYTVSGKILDADIGVNIACENKAFSINGALLNYVPTAGVSDDLQLNISGLTRGDSSNAQITTDHGVGEFTGQVTHGQTYRVTINSPAGQTCLFDTGATTSVGYDVLIDAANGNTADIVCTNNSVQLTVSLTGFSNTRSNESFIYSLRSRVLDETLSPGYDTPIDISAIINRAVVNHMRSHTIHYNQSYVVTQEVKPKGQTCVAQGSTSGLVGAENIAINYVCTNDARTVAITISDFLNRQDNGSFAINYELDGSPAQSQNVETNGVQSIDAYYDTNFDLLLSTLNGQSCEFVSPASGITLSNSNRQASGIVGVENVTAFTVACTNKMFSIAVDDSALPVGSSFSIVDDNSQLVAIQTGAGGNRYFTGEYTKSYQASLSNIPSYKECGVNDVATSSASHEVVTSISLPVFEVKCVDKLYELSVTTDASISPEQTIDVTLGGETISVIGSSTRVFANKFAFGTGIDISLDAPPGGGMCLAYRTDNDELLSGNNTMPAGDLLLEIRCRISHTVTLDVSGVEFGKSLGVEVWHVDNVSEVADAQWLLDNDESEPGLGFPTRSFHVSGLVDRGVYSVVLGNIPAEQRCKITSPADYASFSLDRDVNISVECLPAFTISGILYEPAISYGVTISDSLHPESTFTVSESDAISASRRRPYRLSAQYIEGDSFSLALSNANCRFVNSTNSSGTITKTINDFDIICLTDIVVSEAKIAANNSGLSACITAADTDSTLSVSSIDCPYLYTLQGLEYFDSVSLFSNANTPVIDLTPVSHLRLLNTSDTYYGTPIEYLGLISRSALVTTNFSDLTSTIVDANLKQCIEQNILDRQYRGNNEIVELVCDAERTGIIRSLSGVGVLRKLKRLELIGHDIADLSPLVDLTLLPNKFEQHFEEIVITSNISSLDITPLGQISSLTSISIANASVVDVSPVLLLKDLTFLDLSNNSIEEIRNPSQRESALFYPPLAEYVDLRGQNSTRNLSQIFASVASRAQLANSGDYLHDPFNPSMSAYDNGKTSYSVNELNKPIPDNTREGVVSAIRMQGETTNNGAKITVNFTHPSLNNIDIYVGAPASASVRIVNKGVAQADTVVSGGPTYQVTYTMPTVSQWNGAWYVKVLDRTNSETGTFDSWSIEEIIP, encoded by the coding sequence ATGAAAAAAATATCTGCGCTCGTCCTCCTATTATGGTTTTCCAGCTGTAGCAACGACCCGGAACAAGGCATCTTCGTCGATGCGCCTGTCGAAGGGCTTGCCTACCACAGTGCGTCTCACGCTGGCCGCACCGGCGCGAATGGGGAGTTCGCCTATGAACCTCAGGAAAATATCCGATTTTCTCTTGCTAATCTGACGCTTGGCGAATCTCAAGCCAAGGCCGAGCTTAGTCCCTATGATCTCGTCAGTCGCCCTGATGGTTCGATAGACCTGGATAAACTTGCCAATATTGCCCGTTTGCTCCAAACCCTGGACAAAGATGAGAACGCGGAAAACGGTATCCAGTTACCGTCCATCGAGCCATCGAAACGTACGATCGACCTTGCCCAAGGCCGCCGTCAGTTTGAACAAGATCCAGAAGTACTGACTCTATTGGCGAGCGCTGGCAGAAATCAGGGTTTGATATCTGCTGGACAAGCACTCGTTCACCTCCAGCAACATACCAAGCGAGAATTGGCCGGCGAGACTTTCACTATTGGTGGTGTGATCACCGGACTTAGCGGCGACGTGGTCCTGGCAAATCATGGCGTCGAGCATCTGAATCTCTCTCAAAATGGAAACTTCGAATTCACGCTGCCTTTGTTAGATGGTGAAGACTATAAAGTTACTGTTGCTACTCAGCCGCAAAACGGTGAATGTAGCGTTCAAAATGGCGAAGGGCTAGTAGTTGGAGCCAATGTTAATTACATCATTGTCTTTTGTGACGGTGGTGACAATACAGCTTTAGCACGCATCAATCAGTTGCAAGGTGTGCTGGAGATTACCACTGTTAGTGGGTATCGCATTGTCGTTAATCGTAGCGGCGACATTCCGATTGCATTACCTGTGAACGAACGCAATAGCACTCGCTTTACAATCGATCGTCAACCGGAAGGGCAGTGGTGTACGCTGGCGTCGAATTCAAACTCGGATTTTCTTTTTGAGGTGCAATGCGTTGCCTACCTCTATCACGTAGGTGGGACTGCGAGTGGAATTAGTGGTGCCGTCAGTCTGAGGTTGAACAAACAGGAAACGATAGTCGTCAATCAAGATGGTGGGTTTGTCTTTGAAAAGACGTTTTCACCCAATGCGGAATTTTCCTTAGAAATTCTCACAACGCCTGTTGGTGTTTCTTGCGAACTATCTCAAGTGAGTGGAAAGCTGCACGAGGCGTCTGTTGACAATATTGCCCTCTCCTGTGCACCAAATGCGCACAAAATAACCGTGAAGGCAAATGGGCTGGTTAACGGTGGTCAGTATCAACCCCTGAATATTCGCAACAACGGACGTGTGCCAGATACTGATATGGGGAACGGCACTTATGTGTTTGATGTCGCCTACGGTCAATCCTATGACTTGAGTATTGTTAATGATCCGGTTGGTTTAAAGTGTACGTTGCCCTTGCAGTCCAATGGGATTGTCAGTGGCGATATAAACGGTCTACAAGTTCAATGTAGTAGTGATGTGTTTACCGTCGAGGTCACGGTTAATGGCCTGAGTAATCACAATAATGGTCTGATACAACAGTGGGTGTCTGGTGCTTCTTTAGAAAAAGTGTTTAGACTACGTAACCGCTTCGGACGTTATGGGATCGCAGATGATCAGTATGATGACTATAGTTTTACCTTCAATTATTTGAACGATGAGTCGTTTCAACTCTCAATAGAGGAACAGCCTGTTGGTCAGACCTGTTCATTCAATAATGCATCTTCGCCTCTCGTCTTGGATGGCAATATTCAGGGGGCATCTGTACAAGCTGAAATCACCTGTACGAGCAACGAATACAAACTAAACCTGCAAGCGCCTGCCTATCAATACAGCAGCGGAAACGGACCACTATCAGTTTCAGTGAATGGACAGTCGCTAGTCTTCAATGCCGATAGCAGTGTGCACCAGGTTACACTCGTACACGACCAAACCTATAGCATCACAGTCGATAGCCAGACGCCTAATGGGCAGGTGTGTAGTTTCTCTGGTTTATACACGGTCTCTGGAAAAATTCTCGATGCCGATATTGGCGTTAACATAGCCTGTGAAAATAAGGCATTCAGCATAAATGGCGCACTGCTGAACTATGTGCCAACGGCCGGCGTGAGCGACGATCTACAATTAAACATCAGCGGACTCACCCGAGGCGACTCCTCGAACGCGCAAATTACGACAGATCATGGCGTAGGAGAATTCACTGGCCAAGTGACCCACGGACAAACCTATCGCGTAACTATCAATTCTCCCGCCGGGCAGACCTGTCTATTCGACACAGGCGCAACGACCAGTGTCGGCTATGACGTGTTGATTGATGCGGCGAATGGGAATACAGCAGACATTGTGTGTACGAATAATTCGGTTCAGTTAACGGTGAGTTTGACCGGGTTTTCGAATACGCGTTCGAATGAAAGTTTTATCTATTCTCTTAGAAGTAGAGTTTTAGATGAGACATTAAGCCCTGGATACGATACGCCTATTGATATTTCCGCGATCATTAATCGGGCGGTAGTGAATCATATGCGCTCCCACACTATTCATTACAACCAATCATATGTTGTTACTCAAGAGGTCAAGCCCAAAGGTCAGACCTGTGTTGCACAAGGAAGTACTTCGGGACTAGTTGGGGCAGAGAATATCGCAATCAATTATGTATGTACTAACGATGCCAGGACCGTAGCGATTACGATTAGTGATTTTCTGAACAGACAAGACAATGGCAGTTTCGCTATAAATTATGAACTTGATGGCAGTCCGGCGCAGAGTCAGAACGTGGAGACAAATGGTGTGCAATCGATAGACGCCTACTACGATACCAACTTCGACCTCTTGCTTAGTACCCTAAACGGACAATCCTGCGAGTTTGTTAGCCCAGCAAGCGGTATAACGCTTAGTAATAGCAACCGACAAGCCTCTGGCATTGTCGGCGTTGAGAACGTGACGGCATTCACCGTCGCCTGTACCAATAAGATGTTTAGTATTGCCGTTGACGATTCCGCGTTGCCTGTTGGATCAAGTTTTTCTATCGTAGACGACAATTCACAATTGGTGGCCATACAGACCGGTGCCGGTGGAAATCGATATTTTACGGGGGAATACACAAAGTCTTACCAGGCATCCCTCAGCAACATTCCTTCCTATAAAGAATGCGGCGTTAATGATGTAGCGACGAGTAGCGCGAGTCACGAAGTCGTGACCTCGATTAGCTTGCCAGTATTTGAAGTAAAGTGTGTCGATAAATTGTACGAGCTCTCCGTTACCACGGACGCGTCAATCTCGCCCGAACAGACAATAGATGTGACCTTGGGGGGAGAGACCATATCGGTTATCGGTTCCAGTACCAGGGTTTTTGCCAATAAGTTTGCCTTCGGCACGGGAATAGATATTTCACTTGATGCTCCTCCTGGCGGCGGGATGTGCTTAGCTTATAGGACGGATAACGACGAGTTGCTTAGCGGTAATAATACGATGCCTGCCGGTGACCTGTTGCTTGAAATACGTTGTCGGATTTCTCACACGGTTACGCTAGACGTTTCGGGTGTAGAATTCGGAAAATCGCTCGGCGTAGAAGTTTGGCATGTGGATAACGTCAGTGAAGTCGCTGATGCACAATGGCTGCTCGACAATGACGAATCCGAGCCGGGGCTTGGCTTTCCCACACGGTCATTTCACGTATCAGGCCTCGTGGATAGAGGTGTCTATAGCGTTGTTTTAGGGAATATACCTGCAGAGCAACGCTGTAAAATCACATCCCCTGCTGATTACGCTAGCTTCTCACTCGATAGAGACGTGAATATTTCTGTTGAGTGTCTGCCTGCATTTACGATTAGTGGGATCTTGTACGAACCCGCCATTTCTTATGGCGTCACTATTTCCGATTCCCTACATCCGGAAAGCACATTCACCGTTTCAGAATCAGACGCTATATCGGCGAGTAGAAGACGTCCCTACCGCTTGAGTGCACAGTACATAGAAGGTGATAGCTTTTCTTTGGCCTTGTCTAATGCCAATTGTCGATTTGTGAATTCCACAAACTCGAGCGGTACCATTACAAAGACAATTAACGATTTCGATATTATTTGTCTTACTGATATTGTGGTGTCGGAAGCAAAAATAGCCGCAAATAACTCTGGTCTTAGTGCCTGTATCACTGCCGCCGATACCGACTCTACACTATCGGTAAGTTCTATTGATTGCCCCTATCTCTACACGCTGCAGGGGCTTGAGTATTTTGATTCAGTATCACTGTTTTCCAACGCAAACACGCCAGTCATTGACCTTACCCCAGTTTCGCATCTGCGTTTGTTGAATACATCTGACACTTATTACGGTACACCAATCGAATATTTGGGGCTAATATCAAGAAGCGCCCTAGTGACTACAAATTTTTCAGATTTGACCAGCACGATAGTCGATGCCAACCTCAAACAATGCATAGAACAAAACATACTCGATAGACAATACCGTGGTAATAATGAAATCGTCGAGCTGGTTTGCGATGCAGAGAGAACAGGAATTATTCGCTCATTGAGTGGAGTGGGTGTCCTACGCAAGCTCAAGCGTCTCGAATTGATCGGGCACGATATTGCGGATTTGTCACCTCTCGTCGATTTAACCCTCTTGCCAAACAAGTTTGAGCAGCACTTCGAAGAAATCGTTATCACAAGTAATATTAGCTCGCTTGATATCACTCCATTGGGTCAAATTTCGTCGTTAACGAGTATTTCTATTGCCAATGCTTCGGTCGTCGATGTCTCTCCGGTTCTTCTTCTAAAGGACCTGACTTTTCTTGATCTTTCAAACAATTCTATTGAAGAGATACGAAACCCGAGCCAGCGCGAGTCCGCTTTGTTTTACCCACCCTTAGCGGAATATGTCGATCTGCGCGGTCAAAACAGCACAAGAAATTTATCGCAGATATTTGCGAGCGTCGCGTCTAGAGCACAGCTTGCCAATAGCGGTGACTATCTACATGATCCGTTTAACCCGAGCATGTCGGCTTACGACAATGGTAAGACATCATATAGCGTCAATGAGTTAAACAAGCCAATACCGGATAATACGAGAGAAGGTGTCGTCAGCGCTATCCGCATGCAGGGCGAAACGACGAATAACGGCGCAAAGATAACAGTGAATTTTACGCATCCAAGTTTGAATAATATTGATATCTATGTCGGTGCGCCCGCAAGTGCAAGTGTTCGCATTGTCAACAAAGGTGTCGCTCAAGCTGATACAGTCGTCAGTGGAGGCCCTACCTATCAAGTCACCTACACGATGCCAACTGTGAGTCAGTGGAACGGGGCGTGGTATGTGAAAGTACTAGACCGTACAAATAGTGAAACAGGAACGTTTGATTCCTGGTCCATAGAAGAAATCATTCCGTAG
- the lspA gene encoding signal peptidase II: MNKETNIKRLIYIFTVIFVSIIADQLSKVAAQQWIGSDRYSFLGDTLRLGVTENTGAFLGMGSNLDEGIRTAIFIVLTAIFLIGLLAYILINKKVNGLELLSWCLLLGGGLGNLIDRGFRNGHVVDFLNVGIGSLRTGIFNVADMVIMAGAFILIYLSFRPSTHSQKQ, from the coding sequence GTGAATAAGGAGACAAACATCAAACGACTCATCTACATCTTCACTGTCATATTCGTTAGCATAATCGCCGATCAACTGAGCAAAGTCGCTGCTCAACAATGGATAGGCAGCGATCGTTACAGTTTTCTTGGCGATACCTTGCGCCTCGGCGTAACTGAAAACACAGGCGCTTTTCTGGGCATGGGCAGCAACCTCGACGAGGGAATACGGACCGCTATATTTATTGTGCTTACGGCTATATTTCTCATCGGTTTGCTCGCCTATATACTCATCAATAAGAAGGTCAATGGGCTGGAATTGCTATCCTGGTGTCTGCTATTAGGCGGTGGCCTGGGTAACCTCATCGATCGCGGGTTTCGTAATGGGCATGTTGTTGACTTCCTAAATGTCGGTATTGGCTCACTACGTACAGGCATATTTAATGTCGCCGACATGGTCATCATGGCGGGAGCATTCATACTTATCTACTTGAGTTTTAGGCCGTCTACTCACTCACAAAAACAATAG
- a CDS encoding YceI family protein — MRKTHWLCLLMLATPIAQAQPEYFEIDPTHTYPHFAIDHLDFSTLYGRFDQTTGRLMIDKDNNNGFVSIEIAAVSISTGYQKRDDHLRSPDFLNVMEFPKIKYNSRNLKFTGESQAIVEGDLTMLGVTRPVQLEVTRIRCGKNPMSKKDTCGMEAQTQIKRSEFGSKYGLPNIGDTMKLWFQVEAIRE, encoded by the coding sequence ATGCGCAAAACACACTGGCTATGTCTATTGATGCTGGCGACGCCTATTGCCCAGGCGCAACCGGAATATTTTGAAATCGATCCAACTCATACTTACCCGCACTTTGCCATCGATCACCTGGATTTTTCGACATTGTATGGACGGTTTGATCAAACAACTGGCCGACTAATGATAGACAAGGACAACAATAACGGCTTTGTATCGATCGAGATTGCAGCCGTATCGATATCTACCGGCTATCAGAAGCGCGATGATCATCTCCGCTCTCCCGACTTTCTCAATGTTATGGAATTTCCAAAGATCAAATACAATTCGCGCAATCTTAAGTTTACCGGCGAATCTCAGGCAATCGTCGAGGGCGATTTAACCATGCTCGGCGTCACACGTCCGGTGCAACTGGAAGTTACGCGTATCCGTTGCGGCAAGAACCCTATGTCCAAGAAAGACACGTGTGGCATGGAAGCGCAGACTCAAATCAAACGTTCAGAGTTTGGTAGCAAATATGGATTACCCAATATTGGCGATACCATGAAACTGTGGTTCCAGGTTGAAGCGATTCGTGAATAA
- the rsmA gene encoding 16S rRNA (adenine(1518)-N(6)/adenine(1519)-N(6))-dimethyltransferase RsmA has translation MKHQARKRFGQNFLHDPAVIQRIVSSITPRPDDCMVEIGPGMGAITRSLLEACGELDVVEIDRDLIPILETELAGLGKLTVHNVDALKFDFRTLQRDECKLRVVGNLPYNISTPLVFRLISQIEAIKDMHFMLQKEVVDRMIARPDSSDYGRLSVMCQYHCTTEKLFVVSPGAFNPRPKVDSAIVRLIPHPRIELVADDYIEFSRMVNHCFTQRRKTLRNNLKNLLPAEHIEELGIDPGTRAETLTVNLFVQLANSITALKRSV, from the coding sequence ATGAAACATCAAGCACGTAAGCGATTTGGACAAAATTTTTTGCATGACCCAGCGGTTATCCAGCGCATAGTCTCATCGATTACGCCACGGCCGGATGATTGTATGGTCGAGATTGGGCCGGGCATGGGAGCGATTACGAGATCCTTGCTAGAGGCCTGTGGCGAATTGGATGTGGTCGAAATCGATAGAGATTTGATCCCGATTTTGGAGACTGAGCTCGCTGGTTTGGGTAAGTTGACCGTGCACAATGTCGATGCGCTGAAATTTGATTTCCGTACATTGCAACGTGACGAGTGTAAGCTACGTGTGGTTGGAAACTTGCCCTACAATATTTCTACACCGCTGGTGTTTCGTTTGATATCGCAGATTGAAGCGATTAAAGACATGCATTTTATGCTGCAAAAGGAAGTGGTGGATCGCATGATCGCACGGCCTGACAGTTCTGATTACGGAAGACTGAGCGTGATGTGTCAGTACCATTGCACCACGGAAAAGTTATTCGTCGTTTCGCCAGGTGCGTTTAATCCGCGACCGAAAGTCGACTCTGCCATTGTGCGTCTTATTCCACATCCTCGAATCGAACTTGTTGCAGATGACTATATTGAGTTCAGTCGCATGGTCAATCATTGTTTTACGCAACGTCGCAAGACGCTGCGCAACAATCTAAAAAACCTCTTGCCTGCTGAACACATCGAAGAATTGGGAATTGATCCAGGTACACGAGCGGAGACGCTAACAGTTAATCTGTTTGTGCAACTGGCCAACAGTATTACGGCTTTAAAGCGTTCTGTCTGA